The genomic DNA gctgttgtgagaattaaataaagtcATGTATATAATGTGTCTGGCACGTGGTAACAACTATCATTACCAGGTAGGTTTTGAGTCTCCTCTAAGGCTGATACGTTGCACAACCCCAGGGTGGTGTCTCCATGAATACTGTCCCTTGCAGTTGTCAAGTGCACAACTTGCACGTGGTAGTCCAGGTCTATTATGTCTAGTATTGATTGTTTGCTAAGTTACTTATACGTGTTTTAGTGTTTAATAATCCATAAGCTTCTGAAGAGAAGATGGGGAAGGGCAGTGCTCGTTCTCTTGTACAGTCTTGTTTACTGCTACTCCTCTAGCCCCATCTCTCACCACTGtcaactgccccccaccccaattgTATTGGATTAAACTACTTGTGGTTTCTCTGATGGCCGCAGCCCCAGTCCTCAGGTCTCTGAACAGACCCATTCTCTGGGCTAGAATAGCCTCTAGCTCCCTAGGCTTGTTTACTTGTTTCTTCCTGATTAGACCATGTCAGTCTTGTTCACCATTGCATGCTCAGCATCTAACATAATGCCTGGAACTAGGATGAgtgcaataaatgtttgttgaatgaatacattgtTTTCAGGGATTATTACCTAGTTTTCCTCAAGAAGGGGcatgagatttttaaatgaacagcTGTGCTTCTTCAACTGTCATGACTGCAATAGACTGGATGtttgtgcccctccccccaatttctatgttgaaatcctaaccgcCCAATGTGGTAGTATTAGGAGGTGTGGcccttgggaggtgattaggtcatgaaggtggagccctcatgaatgggatcagtgcccttataaaagaggccccagagaccTCTTTTGCTTTCTatccatcatgtgaggacacatgtAGTCTacaacctggaagagggccctcaccataACCTGACCATACTGGCTCCCTGATCTCGAATTTCTAGCtcccagaatcatgagaaataaatttctgttgtttataagccacctagtctctggtactttgttatagcagcccaaacagactaagacaatgaCTAAATTACTAATGTCTACTGTAATCTTTTGTGTATATTATCATGTACATTGTGCTAACATTGTCTGCTTCTTAAtaaatgtgtgaccttgggcaagtttcttaatcattctgtgactcagtttccttatttgtaaaatggatataGTAAGAGTATTTCTCTCAGGGCTGtagtgaggattcaatgagatgcTTCTACTATTTGGAATGGTCTCCCTCAGATCACCCCAGGGCTGGCTCCTTTTTCACATTCAAGATGCAGTTCAAATGGCAAATTCTCAGCAGCTTTCCCTGACCACTCTGACTCCTTCTCCAATTTCTCTCATATCGCTTTGTTTTAAGTTCGTCATGGTATTCGTCACTGtctgattttctctttgtgtacttatttatttgtttactagctgtgtgaccttgatttctctgagcctcagtttctattCACTGCCATATCCTCAGTACCTAGAATATAGTAGCGcccagtgaatatttgttgaatgaactgaCTTACCTTCCCTTTCCGAGTCTTTGAGAACAGTAATGGATAGCTAGACTTGGGTGAAAATTTTCTGATCACATAAGTCGGGGGACAAAACTCTTTTCAGAGTGCTATCAGTCTGTGGCTAAGTATAAGATCTAGCCCCTGGCCTCAGGAGCTTACCATCTAGTTGGTGGGATGTGAGTTGAGTGATTCCTAGAACCACTGGTGGATTATAAATCACTAGCGCAAATTCTGCCTTCCGTGGACAGAAAGTGATACAGAAAAGTGATGCATCAAACTAAGAAGTTATGTGGCTAAGTGCTAAGTTGAGTGGTGTAGAGTCTCAGGGATATGGGTAGACAGACGGAGGGATTCAGCTGGGGGACCTTAAAGGAGAGAGAAGTCATCCTAAAGAAGGGACCAGACACTaatgtttgtaaagcacttagaagagtgTCTGGCCCATAGTAAAAgctatgtgtgtgtttatgaaatAAAAACGCCCAACTGATATTTTTATGCCatcaggattttattttttctcttaataaagatacaggacttccctggcagtccagtggttaagacttcaagcttccactgcagggggcgcgggttcgatccctggtcagggagctaagatcccacatgctgggtggcatggccaaaaatgggggaaaaaaaaaaagatacaaaaatagaaaaaaactttgTTCATGAAATTACCACGGGCTGCTCTTTCTCAAAAGCACGCATAAGAGGGCCACAAGAGCACTTATTTGTCTCATATTAGTAAATATTATATACCAATTTTAGAAAGAGCATCAACTGGAGACCCCAAACCTAGGGATCACATGGACGCAATCTGATCATCCAGGCGAAGAGACCAGTTCTCAGGAGTattaacaaaggaagaaaactgcaCGGGATGGGCCTCCTGAGCCTCTGCTTGGTGATGTGGGCCCCGGGTCTGCCCTTCTTCGTTGAGGACACAAGGCGGACAGTCACAGTTGGGCCTTCGGCTGGACTGTGACGAGGTGAACACGTCGTAGCACGTCTCACCATCCCGGGTTGTGATGGCTCCTTCGCTGGCTGGTTTCCTGGCGCAGGGCATCGTGAGCCACGGGGAACGTTGCGGGGCAGCGCAGGACACTGGGATCACGTACTTAGACGACGTATGCTTGGAAGCATAGTGCAGCTCGGTGTTGTAGAGAACCATGTCCTGAGAGACAGCCTTGGCCCTGATGCCACATTCCGTCACACGGTAGGTGAACTGGTAGGCATGGGGCTGAACATGGTTGGCAGGGCAACCCAGTCCCAAGTGCAACTCATGAAAGTGCACATATACGTCGTTGTTCAACATGAAGGGGTGTACGGTGACTATGAACCAGTCTATGGAGCACAGAACAGTCATCGGATTTTGTCCGGAACAGGCCGAAAACACAGAGGTGAGGAAGACTAGCCCTCCTATCAACTTGAAAACTTTCATCCCGGTAGCGGACCAGGTAATGACTCTCAGGAAACAGGAAGCTGTCTGGTGAGGAGTTCTAGAgcacaaagaaacacaaaaggaaaatcGTCTTATTTCCTTTTGAAAGTTCAAACacgatcattttttaaaaacaaaagaccattcctaaagcattaaaaaaaaaaaaagaagctaagagagtagaacttaaatgttctcactaaaaagaaaaaaggtaaacatGAGAAGTgagggatgtgttaattaacttgatggggGAAATTTTTTCACAATGTAAACGTATGTCAAATCAGCACgctgtatactttaaatcccTTCCAATTTtacttgtcaattatacctcaataaaactgaagaaaaaaaaagaataaaaagcaaaggaaaagatcCCTGTGAGAGAGAACTGAATTTTGATGTCATTGTTGGAATTCACGTGTTTCCAGATGACTACAATGGCTTCTTTAAGTGACTTTACCATATTGTTTTGGTATAAAACACAAATCCCTCACATACAGAATGAGAGTCTACGCCGATCAGGAGTAGCATTCCTTTGTGTGCAACCccagccaaaaagaaaacaaaacagttttcATGCCAAACATTAAATAAGGTGACAGGAGATAACAGTTTAATTCAAGCTGACAGCACTTTCCTCCTGAAGGCCCCAGTGTCCTCCCATAGACCATACTAATGAACTCTTCTCTATTGCCTTCTTTTTTTGGTTAGCAACagatttaattaaatgaaaacctAACAAGAAATTGTGGTTTATTCCCGACATCCAAATATTGAAATTTTGCCAACTGGCTCACTTAAAATGATCAAATGAATGCTTCATAAATGCCAGCGGTAGCATCATAAGCCATTATGACCAACAGCCATTACGACCTTGCAAAATAGCGAAATTGCAGAGTGACAGGCAGAGCAGTATGAGAAGAAAAGAGTCATGCTAAGAACAAGTGTCTAAAGCAGTTTCAGAAGGGGTACGCACAAAGGAAGAAGGAACAGGGATATCATCAACTATTGttctcagttttcattttaaaagtgaaaatgaaataaatcaaatagaaaagTGCCTAAAAATTCAAAGGAAATGTCTATGCAGGGTTTTACTCTTGTTCCCTGCTGAATTAAGTAATCCTTGCATAAATGAATTCATTCTttgactaatatttattgagcatctactatgtgcccagcactgtgctaaaTAAAAAGCATCCCAAGACAGttctttcctcccctcttcctcaGTTGCAAAAATGtagctctttctcttcctttgatACTGATGAATTTGCTGCATTCTTTAATGGAAACCATGGCGGAGGAGCCCACTAGCCAGGTGCAGTGGCCTGGATGAAGTGCTTTGTTTTCACATCAGCCCTTGATCTGGTTGGtacccctgtctctccctctctccttactGACTCCTCATTCTCTTGGGGATGGTGAGGTGTAAAGAGAAGCCTAAGAGGTCTACTCggctccttccttgcctctttgttcTGAAACGgctctcttaggactgcttttttgtttttcacgaagcaaaaaaaaacaaaaacaaaaacaaaaaacataacagaaaaacagcagcagcagcaacaaaccGAAAAACCCAGCCCTCTTACCCctccaaaaaaccaaacaaacaaaatacgaTGAtgacgacaacaacaacaaaaactgagtTAATTCGGATGCCAGCTGGTCTTGGATAATGACTCAACAGTTAAATAAACAAACCACTTGCTCTGGAATGATGCATATTTGCTGaggttccttctggaagctgagATCATCACTCCATCACTGCTGCACTACTGCCTTGGTCTCAGGAAGACCACCCTGCCCTGAGCTTGCTTTAGGAgtgcctttctctccctctctctccctctttcctccttccttcacaTGACCTCACAGCCTGGACCTACTTGCCCTGAACAAAAACCTCCCCTTTAGGTAGTTCCTGGAATAGGTCAGGGAAACAATCCTTCCACTCCGACTTTGTTGTTCAAACCCCAGAACTGACACCAAGTTTAAGGGTGTGCTCCTGTGCAGGGAGTTAGCCATCTACTTCCTCTGCATCCCTCGGGCATCTTTCCTAttgtccctcctcctccttctcatgGTTAATCCAAAGAGAATTATAAAAAGCCCAAATTCTCTGAGAAACATTACAGTTGTCACCCAACGAATCATTTTAGACtacctcactcccacccccaaagCCACTTTTTGAATTACACTGCACTGAATCAGTCTTGAAGGAAGGGCTTTAGTAACATCACTGAGTTTGGGGGTTTATTTAGCACAAATCTCCAAACTCAGACAGTACAGAATCGGTTTCCTCTGATTTTCTTGTAGTCAGGGAGAGATTGCCACAAGATTGGAGCAATAATTGTGTATGACAACATACCTTTGAGCTcagataaaactgaaaaatgaagtCAGTGGGACCCATGTTTAAGACTGCATCTCTAAGGTGAGAGGGAGGAGTTGGGAGATCAGGGGAGAGCAGAATGCACTTGCTAACGAGCTTGCTAACTCCTAGCTCAACGCCACTCTTGGGGAGTTGCTCCCTTTTGCTGAGCACAGGTCGTCAGAACTGGGCAGCCTCCCTTCCCCGCTGCCTGGCAATTCCCAGGGAAAGGTagagggtgtgtgtgggtgtgtgtgtgtgggtgtgtgttgagGGATGGTTATAAGTCATTCACAACACAGTGTAAATTCATCAAATCAGCTGGCTTTTCTAACATCCAGCTGAGATGTGTTGGCAGAATAGGACCTTGGACt from Balaenoptera acutorostrata chromosome X, mBalAcu1.1, whole genome shotgun sequence includes the following:
- the PLAC1 gene encoding placenta-specific protein 1 isoform X1, translating into MENRLCQPAQIGQDPSPVVKRLFLTFQHERTPHQTASCFLRVITWSATGMKVFKLIGGLVFLTSVFSACSGQNPMTVLCSIDWFIVTVHPFMLNNDVYVHFHELHLGLGCPANHVQPHAYQFTYRVTECGIRAKAVSQDMVLYNTELHYASKHTSSKYVIPVSCAAPQRSPWLTMPCARKPASEGAITTRDGETCYDVFTSSQSSRRPNCDCPPCVLNEEGQTRGPHHQAEAQEAHPVQFSSFVNTPENWSLRLDDQIASM
- the PLAC1 gene encoding placenta-specific protein 1 isoform X2, which codes for MKVFKLIGGLVFLTSVFSACSGQNPMTVLCSIDWFIVTVHPFMLNNDVYVHFHELHLGLGCPANHVQPHAYQFTYRVTECGIRAKAVSQDMVLYNTELHYASKHTSSKYVIPVSCAAPQRSPWLTMPCARKPASEGAITTRDGETCYDVFTSSQSSRRPNCDCPPCVLNEEGQTRGPHHQAEAQEAHPVQFSSFVNTPENWSLRLDDQIASM